One part of the Pseudoalteromonas piscicida genome encodes these proteins:
- a CDS encoding response regulator: protein MSQQQPLSFLNVSEPDEQSLDECASPWVVLIVDDEPEVHDVTKLVLTAYRFELKPLELLHAYSKKEAIDILSNRDDVALILLDVIMESEEAGLECAQYIREELGYHNVRIVLRTGQPGSVPEHEVMLRYDINDYKNKTDLTKSRLFTMLTSSLRSYRDLNRLELLTDELTKLNEGLEEKVKQRTHELESSNDALREAYNRIAEQQQALIQSEKLASVGQFAAGVAHEINNPLAYLKSNLEFVQSSLVKLYRAW, encoded by the coding sequence ATGAGTCAGCAGCAGCCATTATCTTTCTTAAACGTTTCAGAGCCTGATGAACAAAGCCTAGACGAGTGTGCATCTCCTTGGGTCGTGTTGATCGTCGATGATGAACCTGAAGTGCATGATGTGACTAAACTTGTGTTAACGGCTTACAGGTTTGAATTAAAACCGCTCGAGTTACTTCATGCCTATAGCAAAAAAGAAGCGATTGATATTTTAAGCAATCGAGATGATGTTGCATTGATTTTACTCGATGTCATTATGGAAAGTGAAGAAGCGGGTTTAGAATGTGCGCAATACATACGTGAAGAACTTGGCTATCATAACGTGAGAATAGTACTACGAACCGGTCAGCCCGGCAGTGTGCCGGAACATGAAGTCATGCTGCGTTATGATATCAATGACTATAAAAATAAAACTGACCTCACAAAATCTCGTCTATTCACTATGTTAACCAGCTCGCTGCGCTCTTATCGAGATTTAAATCGACTTGAGTTGTTGACCGATGAACTAACCAAACTTAACGAAGGATTGGAAGAAAAGGTCAAGCAGCGCACCCATGAACTTGAGTCGTCAAATGATGCCTTAAGAGAGGCATATAACCGTATTGCTGAGCAGCAGCAAGCGTTGATCCAATCAGAAAAGCTCGCTTCAGTAGGACAGTTTGCTGCGGGTGTAGCCCATGAAATAAATAATCCGCTTGCGTACTTAAAAAGTAACTTAGAGTTTGTACAAAGTTCGTTGGTTAAGTTGTATCGAGCTTGGTAA